CTCTTATTATTTTATATTCAGAGTAGTTGGAGGTCCTCTCAGTGCATATGATTCTTCAGCTGATAAAATGTTTCTGGAGAAAGCAAGAGACATCACTGATCCACTGTTACCTGAATGGGATACGTCATCTGGTATCCCATACAATAGAATCAACCTAGCTCAAGGCCAGGCTAATAATCCAGGATGGAATTGTGTAAGGCTCTACTTTTCTATTTTCCAACTGGTGAGGTAgtttgcagaaaacttcattgtaatagcattcataattattttttaaccATCACTTTTAGGAAATATGTTTTTCATAATTGTTGTAGGTTGACGATTTCTGACCAAATTCATTGTAAACATACATATATTCAAGTTAACTTCGTACTAATCTTGTTAGAAATTGACGTTGTCATATTTTATATATGGACTTCCATTTTACAGGGTGGCTGTACACTTGCAGATTTAGGAACAGAGCAACTTGAATTTATAGCTTTATCACAGAGGACTGGAGATCTAAAGTATCAGCAAAAGGTTTCTCAAACTGCCATCACATAATGATTTTACGGGCAAAGCATAAGAgtcatgcttggtttcttcattTTGTTCTTGCTGGATGTAGTTAAAGTACTAGATACCTATATGAAGAAATTGATGATAGACTTGGTGGTCCAATGATCTAGGCATTGTTTCGCTGACTGTTACACTGTTAGTCATGTCAGTAGTTGGTTCAGATGGAGCTCGAGTCCAGGACAATGAGGCTAGTAGATTGGGGAAGAAGAAGAGCTTAATTAAGTCATGTTAAATTTGAGGGCCAATTAAGTTATTTTGAATTCTCAGCTTTTTTTTTGCATTTAGTACTATATAAGTGTCAGCTGTGCAATAGATTGAATCAGTATTCAcatcagaaaaaaaaatccttaTTCTCTGTGAATTGTAGTGCAGCATCTCTACCCCACTACCCTTTTCCTAATGCTGTAGCACTTGGTTAGGTATGCATACCAATGCCATCCTTTCATTGAATTGTACAATGAACAGTACAGGGACTGTGTACAGTGtaagggcatgtttggttcATGGCCACACATTGCCATGCCTAACCTTAAGTAGTAGCCACAAGTGTGGCAAGCCATAAACTGTGGCAAAAACAAGGTGTTTGGTTAGTGACTAAGGTTTGGCAAAATAAATGTGGCTGCTGTTTGGATAGTTACCACAAAAGCATGGCAAAATATTGTGGCATGTGTTTGGTTTGCAACCACAAATGAATGAAAAATACCTCATTGCCATAAACTGTGGCAAAAACAAGGTGTTTGGTTAGTGACTAAGGTTTGGCAAAATAAATGTGGCTGCTGTTTGGATAGTTACCACAAAAGCATGGCAAAATATTGTGGCATGTGTTTGGTTTGCAACCACAAATGAAtgaaaaatacctcattgtcatAGTAGCATCACACTCATTTTTCAGAGaacaacatatatatacatatatgtagAAGGTTTAAGCCTAGGTGATTCATATTACAATACTAATTACAAAATCAGCAACTAGCCAAGCATGGCTCATTACAGCCCAGGCAAAGTGAGCACACATCCAACATGCCATCAGTCTTCACGACAATCAAACTAAGCACATAAATAAGTTTCTGGGCACACAATATGATCAGCCACCATAAGTCATGATCACAAGCAAAATAAGCACCCAGCTAAGTTCTTCGACATGGCACAAAATATGAGCAGCCAACCTCACAAGCCTTCAAAGGTTAATGCCTTTCTTGTCACATAAGAACTTGAACACCCAAGCATGTAGAGTAGCATCACTTGCATTACACAACCAGCCACGCTTACCTTTATTCTCCTTGGAAGATAATTGTTCACCAACAAGAACCCTCTGATCCGATGTCATTGGAATTGCCTCTAGTCTTCCCCATAATGCTGCATGAGGATCACTAAGTTGTGGCATTGGAGGAGGGGCAGTGGCAGCTAGTGTTTCTCGAAGTGACTTCATTGTAGCAGATATTTCATCAGTGGAGTCTGCAAAACGACTCTTGCGTTTTGGTTTCTTAGTTGGAGAGTTCTTGGCTCTTGGACGCTTCCTACTAACTTGATCAGTGCTGGAAGATGGAATATCAACCGGTGCATGTATAGTTGGAGTTGGCAAAGTATCTGAATCCTCACCTTCAACTTCTTCAGGCAGTGTGTAGGCATTGAGGTCAattagttctcttgagtcatcACTATCTGAGCCATCATCAACATCCATGCATGTGTTCTGATCCATAGCCAAAGATCCATTAGCATTTGATCCCATGAATAGTTCTTTCATTTCATTGTAGAACTTAATAGGCTTAGCAAGCAGACGTCTGGCTCTGTCCTGCATTTATGTGAAAGAACAAGTGAATTCATTTCAGaatctaatatatatatatgtataataaTGAAATTCAGTGCAAACAACTTACACATAAACGCGCCTTTTCAGATTCTGAAATAATCACCATGCATCTAGTTTCATCAAAT
This window of the Sorghum bicolor cultivar BTx623 chromosome 7, Sorghum_bicolor_NCBIv3, whole genome shotgun sequence genome carries:
- the LOC8072190 gene encoding uncharacterized protein LOC8072190; protein product: MVIISHSGNTFDETRCMVIISESEKARLCDRARRLLAKPIKFYNEMKELFMGSNANGSLAMDQNTCMDVDDGSDSDDSRELIDLNAYTLPEEVEGEDSDTLPTPTIHAPVDIPSSSTDQVSRKRPRAKNSPTKKPKRKSRFADSTDEISATMKSLRETLAATAPPPMPQLSDPHAALWGRLEAIPMTSDQRVLVGEQLSSKENKGKRGWLCNASDATLHAWVFKFLCDKKGINL